In Desulfonatronospira thiodismutans ASO3-1, a single window of DNA contains:
- a CDS encoding DUF4197 domain-containing protein, translated as MAFFVAVLLGGSELRAQDWLQRGMDALRDQPDATEKSGLADSEIAEGLREALRIGSENVISHLGREDGYYQDPKAHIPLPVSLQNVQNILERAGMGHMLDDLELRMNRAAEQATPRAREMFVQAISEMTLDDVRGIYNGPDDAATRYFEGTMSGPLSEEFTPLVRESLADVGAVRAYEDLMSRYQQLPFVPDARADISKHVVDHSIEAIFEYLAVEEAAIRNDPLKQTTSMLQRVFGR; from the coding sequence ATGGCTTTTTTTGTGGCTGTTTTGCTGGGGGGTTCTGAACTGAGGGCTCAGGACTGGCTGCAGCGCGGTATGGACGCCTTGCGCGATCAGCCTGATGCAACAGAAAAATCAGGGCTTGCGGATTCGGAGATTGCCGAAGGTTTAAGAGAGGCCCTGCGCATCGGCAGTGAAAACGTAATCAGTCACCTGGGCCGGGAGGATGGATATTACCAGGACCCTAAAGCCCATATCCCTTTGCCTGTAAGTCTGCAGAACGTGCAAAACATTCTGGAGAGGGCCGGGATGGGACATATGCTTGATGACCTGGAGCTGCGCATGAACCGCGCCGCTGAACAGGCCACTCCCAGGGCCAGGGAGATGTTTGTGCAGGCCATTTCCGAGATGACCCTGGATGATGTCCGCGGGATATACAACGGTCCTGATGACGCAGCCACACGGTATTTTGAGGGCACCATGTCCGGGCCGCTGTCGGAGGAGTTTACCCCGCTGGTCAGGGAGAGTCTTGCGGATGTGGGCGCGGTAAGGGCTTATGAAGACCTGATGTCCAGGTATCAACAGCTTCCGTTTGTACCGGATGCCCGGGCGGATATTTCTAAGCACGTTGTGGATCATTCCATAGAAGCCATCTTTGAGTATCTGGCTGTGGAGGAGGCCGCCATCAGAAACGATCCCCTGAAGCAGACCACGAGCATGCTGCAGCGCGTGTTCGGCAGATGA
- a CDS encoding SH3 domain-containing protein, producing the protein MNTKEIIAPCMNVLFFWLVLSMLVLASCAPRQEGMVRDLEVLPQSSAHYIPELTGELFSLEKQGELYRDFREAYFGPWTRSEPKFEAQEVFWGFDFIRNREVYKENYLPADPDWLGRMRQQSDVSGYPSRHKRAVTVDNADMRAMPSRSPVFLDPQSPGEGFPFDYLQNTLVPAGTPVLITHVTRDGDWALAETDYAAGWVRWSGLALVDDDFVQKFKSGPLAGFVQDQAPVYTAGGRHVFTGRVGMLLPQGESGALKDGQGIMVPVRDEHGQAALVEGKTRSGVLQKFPVPPTGDNFAGMMDSMLGQAYGWGGMYENRDCSALLQDLFRMYGIFLPRNSAQQKSFKEPISLEGLAREKKLEKIVEKGRPLLSILYMPGHVMLYLGKDPGSNKPVVYHSMWGLRTSRVWHSEPGRHIIGRTVITSLEPGRELRNLVRPEGLLINRVTHMTTVVD; encoded by the coding sequence ATGAACACAAAAGAAATTATCGCCCCTTGCATGAACGTGCTGTTTTTCTGGCTGGTTCTGTCCATGCTGGTTCTGGCTTCCTGTGCTCCCAGGCAGGAGGGCATGGTCCGGGATCTGGAGGTGCTGCCCCAGAGCAGTGCCCATTATATCCCGGAGCTGACCGGGGAGCTTTTTTCTTTGGAAAAACAAGGCGAGCTTTACCGGGATTTCCGGGAAGCATATTTTGGTCCATGGACCCGCTCGGAGCCAAAATTCGAGGCCCAGGAAGTGTTCTGGGGTTTTGATTTTATCCGGAACAGGGAAGTATATAAGGAGAACTATCTCCCTGCAGACCCGGACTGGCTGGGCAGAATGCGCCAGCAATCCGATGTTTCGGGATATCCTTCCAGGCACAAGCGGGCTGTTACAGTGGACAACGCTGACATGCGGGCCATGCCTTCCAGGAGCCCCGTATTTCTGGATCCCCAGTCTCCAGGCGAGGGCTTTCCCTTTGATTACCTGCAAAACACCCTGGTTCCGGCGGGAACCCCGGTGCTCATTACCCATGTCACCCGCGACGGGGACTGGGCCCTGGCCGAGACCGACTACGCCGCCGGATGGGTGCGCTGGTCCGGGCTGGCCCTGGTGGATGATGACTTTGTACAGAAATTCAAGTCCGGGCCTTTAGCAGGATTTGTGCAGGACCAGGCCCCGGTTTATACCGCCGGAGGAAGGCATGTTTTCACGGGCCGGGTGGGCATGCTCCTGCCGCAGGGTGAAAGCGGAGCATTGAAAGACGGACAGGGGATTATGGTCCCTGTGCGCGATGAGCATGGACAAGCCGCGCTGGTGGAGGGCAAGACCCGAAGCGGGGTGTTGCAGAAATTTCCAGTACCTCCCACAGGGGATAATTTTGCAGGGATGATGGATTCCATGCTGGGGCAGGCATACGGCTGGGGAGGCATGTATGAAAACCGTGACTGCTCCGCTCTTTTGCAGGATCTGTTCAGGATGTACGGTATATTTCTGCCCCGCAACTCAGCTCAGCAGAAAAGTTTCAAAGAGCCCATCTCCCTGGAGGGTCTTGCCCGGGAAAAGAAGCTGGAGAAGATCGTGGAAAAGGGCAGACCGCTTTTAAGCATTCTGTATATGCCGGGGCATGTAATGCTGTATCTGGGTAAAGATCCCGGATCCAACAAGCCGGTGGTTTATCATTCCATGTGGGGCTTAAGGACCAGCCGGGTCTGGCACTCGGAGCCGGGCAGGCATATTATCGGGCGAACCGTCATCACTTCCCTGGAGCCAGGCCGGGAGTTGCGGAACCTGGTCCGTCCAGAGGGGCTTTTAATAAACCGGGTGACCCATATGACCACTGTGGTGGATTAG
- a CDS encoding Maf family protein, whose amino-acid sequence MNTDNYLLAQGPFRTAREIILASASPRRQMLLSSLGLDFRVVPADYKEPPIRSGQDPEHYALEMSSEKCRIIAEKNPDSVVLGADTIVVLEKEVMGKPGSREHALEMLERLQGNVHEVITGVCLRCESWQVRESFSVASRVEMIPAGQDILEAYINTGEPRDKAGAYAIQGVGAFLVSSVHGSYTNVVGLPLDRVTQALLHIKAIHAAGDNHP is encoded by the coding sequence TTGAACACCGATAATTACCTGCTTGCACAGGGACCGTTCCGCACGGCCCGGGAAATAATACTGGCCTCGGCCTCGCCGCGCCGGCAGATGCTTCTGTCTTCCCTGGGCCTGGACTTCCGGGTGGTGCCTGCCGACTACAAAGAGCCGCCCATCAGATCCGGCCAGGACCCAGAGCATTACGCCCTGGAAATGTCCAGTGAAAAATGCAGGATTATAGCTGAAAAAAACCCGGACAGTGTTGTACTGGGGGCAGACACCATAGTAGTCCTGGAAAAAGAGGTCATGGGCAAGCCCGGGTCCCGGGAGCATGCCCTGGAAATGCTTGAGCGCCTGCAGGGAAATGTCCACGAGGTCATAACCGGTGTCTGTCTCAGGTGTGAGAGCTGGCAGGTCCGGGAGAGCTTCAGCGTGGCCAGCCGGGTGGAGATGATCCCCGCCGGGCAGGACATTCTGGAAGCTTACATAAATACAGGTGAGCCCCGAGACAAGGCCGGGGCCTATGCCATTCAGGGCGTGGGCGCATTTCTGGTCAGCTCAGTGCATGGCTCCTACACCAACGTTGTGGGCCTGCCCCTGGACCGGGTCACCCAGGCCCTGCTGCACATAAAAGCCATCCATGCAGCCGGAGATAATCACCCATGA
- the cas4 gene encoding CRISPR-associated protein Cas4, whose translation MRDTESLPISALQHYLYCPRQCALIHVEMVWEENLFTAEGRLLHKRVDAGEAGRRGSIDEERSVPVRSERLGLYGVADVLEMRTGASGSSIPYPVEYKRGSPKVGDWDRGQLCAQAMCLEEMLELTIREGAIFYGRPRRREKVIFDDVLREKVEVSCRAMHSLIEGGVTPPPEHGRHCKNCSLLRVCMPKLSKQRKVEKYLLQGLEQ comes from the coding sequence ATGAGAGACACTGAATCTCTGCCCATCTCGGCATTGCAGCATTATTTGTACTGTCCCAGACAATGTGCCCTTATTCATGTGGAAATGGTCTGGGAGGAAAACTTGTTTACTGCCGAGGGTCGACTACTGCATAAACGGGTTGACGCAGGCGAGGCCGGCAGACGTGGCAGTATCGATGAAGAGAGATCTGTGCCGGTGCGCAGTGAACGCTTGGGCCTTTATGGAGTGGCTGATGTGCTTGAGATGCGAACTGGAGCATCAGGCAGCAGTATCCCCTATCCGGTGGAATACAAAAGAGGCAGCCCCAAAGTGGGGGACTGGGACCGGGGGCAACTGTGTGCTCAGGCAATGTGCCTGGAAGAGATGCTTGAACTGACAATAAGGGAGGGAGCTATTTTTTATGGCCGCCCCCGTCGTCGTGAGAAAGTTATCTTTGATGATGTCCTCAGGGAAAAAGTGGAAGTGAGCTGCCGGGCAATGCATTCGTTGATTGAAGGCGGGGTCACTCCTCCTCCGGAACACGGCCGACATTGTAAGAACTGCTCTTTGCTACGGGTATGTATGCCCAAATTGAGTAAGCAACGTAAGGTGGAAAAATACTTGTTGCAGGGGCTGGAACAGTGA
- the rarD gene encoding EamA family transporter RarD has translation MHKTVSSAPLANRPDNSFSNSWGGLLAGMGAFTLWGILPVYWKGLSTVPAAEILCHRILWSFVFVAVFLTLSRRWPEVSSLLRSRKSVLLLGLSSLMLSINWLTYIWGVNAGFVIEASLGYYINPLVNVLLGCLVFRDRLRPLQVMAILLAAAGVLNIVFNYGQVPWIALVLAFTFAAYGLIRKVVRTESLPGLWLETAIISGPALIFLLLSPGRGSFAAMGLQIDILLIGAGLITSLPLLLFAFSARRLRLVEVGILQYIAPTMMFLLGLLVFKEPFSPARLISFIFIWAGIIIYMCESIWFLKKFSPKI, from the coding sequence ATGCACAAGACTGTATCTTCAGCACCCCTTGCAAACAGACCTGACAATTCCTTCTCGAACAGCTGGGGCGGGCTGCTGGCAGGAATGGGAGCCTTTACCCTCTGGGGAATTCTGCCGGTCTACTGGAAAGGCCTGTCCACCGTTCCAGCCGCGGAAATCCTGTGCCACCGCATTTTATGGTCGTTTGTTTTTGTAGCTGTGTTTTTGACCCTGAGCAGAAGATGGCCGGAAGTTTCCAGCCTGCTGCGCTCCAGAAAGAGCGTGCTCCTGCTGGGGCTCAGCAGCCTTATGCTGTCCATAAACTGGCTCACCTATATCTGGGGGGTCAATGCGGGCTTCGTCATTGAAGCCAGCCTGGGCTATTACATCAATCCCCTGGTCAATGTCCTGCTGGGCTGTCTGGTCTTCAGGGACAGATTGCGTCCTTTGCAGGTCATGGCCATATTACTGGCTGCGGCAGGTGTGTTGAACATTGTCTTCAATTACGGACAGGTACCCTGGATTGCCCTGGTGCTGGCCTTTACCTTCGCCGCTTACGGTCTGATCCGCAAGGTGGTCCGCACCGAGTCCCTGCCCGGTCTCTGGCTGGAAACCGCAATCATAAGCGGTCCCGCTTTGATATTTTTGCTGCTCAGCCCTGGCCGGGGCAGCTTTGCGGCCATGGGGCTGCAGATCGACATACTGCTCATTGGTGCAGGACTGATCACTTCCCTTCCCCTGCTCCTTTTCGCCTTCAGCGCCAGGAGGCTTCGGCTGGTGGAGGTAGGGATACTTCAGTATATCGCCCCCACCATGATGTTTCTTCTGGGGCTGCTGGTATTTAAGGAGCCATTTTCTCCGGCCAGACTGATTTCATTCATCTTCATCTGGGCCGGAATCATAATCTATATGTGCGAAAGCATCTGGTTCCTGAAGAAGTTTAGCCCAAAAATATGA
- a CDS encoding type II toxin-antitoxin system RelE family toxin has product MGKQESQRITRYLKERVTQDPRALGTVLKGQLREFWRYRVEDYRVLVKIQDEKLLILVIHRVHRSKSYFAVDP; this is encoded by the coding sequence TTGGGGAAACAAGAATCACAAAGGATTACTCGATACCTTAAAGAGCGTGTAACTCAGGACCCCAGAGCGTTGGGCACAGTCCTTAAGGGACAGCTGCGGGAGTTTTGGCGGTACCGGGTTGAGGATTACCGTGTGTTGGTGAAAATCCAAGACGAAAAGTTGCTTATCCTTGTTATCCATAGAGTACATCGAAGTAAAAGTTATTTTGCTGTCGATCCATAA
- the cas7c gene encoding type I-C CRISPR-associated protein Cas7/Csd2 — MTAIQNRYEFVYLFDVENGNPNGDPDAGNMPRIDPETGYGLVTDVCLKRKVRNFVDIVKNNEPGFKIYIAEKAVLNQTNEMAYKALDLKPEKKKLPKKWEDARKVTRWMCDNFYDVRTFGAVMTTEVNCGQVRGPVQLTFARSIEEIVPAEVSITRMAVTNERDLEKERTMGRKHIIPYALYRAEGFISAHLADGDKGTGFSEADLNLLWQAMENMFDHDHSAARGKMNARRLIIFKHDSKLGNAPAHKLFDLVKVERATDPEKPPRSFSDYTIAIDQANIPQGVTLEQRL, encoded by the coding sequence ATGACAGCCATTCAAAACCGCTATGAATTCGTGTATCTTTTTGACGTAGAAAACGGAAACCCCAACGGCGATCCAGACGCTGGCAATATGCCCCGTATTGACCCGGAAACAGGGTACGGATTGGTGACTGATGTCTGCCTTAAGCGCAAGGTCCGAAATTTTGTAGATATTGTCAAAAACAATGAGCCTGGATTCAAAATATATATTGCCGAGAAAGCCGTTTTAAATCAAACAAATGAGATGGCTTACAAAGCCTTGGATTTAAAGCCAGAGAAAAAGAAATTGCCCAAAAAATGGGAGGACGCCCGTAAAGTCACTCGCTGGATGTGTGATAATTTTTATGATGTGCGCACCTTTGGAGCGGTTATGACCACTGAAGTCAACTGCGGACAGGTGCGGGGCCCTGTTCAACTCACTTTTGCCAGAAGCATAGAGGAGATTGTCCCGGCAGAGGTCAGCATAACCCGGATGGCAGTGACTAATGAAAGAGATCTTGAAAAAGAGCGTACCATGGGACGAAAGCACATAATCCCATATGCTCTGTATCGTGCAGAAGGATTTATATCCGCACATCTGGCAGATGGTGATAAGGGGACCGGGTTTTCTGAAGCAGACCTCAATCTTCTGTGGCAGGCCATGGAAAATATGTTCGATCATGATCATTCCGCCGCTCGAGGTAAAATGAATGCTCGCAGGCTAATCATCTTCAAGCATGACTCCAAGTTGGGCAACGCCCCAGCGCACAAGCTCTTTGATCTAGTCAAAGTCGAGCGGGCCACAGATCCTGAAAAGCCTCCCCGCTCCTTTTCCGACTACACAATAGCAATAGACCAGGCCAATATCCCCCAAGGGGTCACTTTGGAGCAAAGACTGTAA
- the cas2 gene encoding CRISPR-associated endonuclease Cas2: MMVLVSYDVSFEDPSGKKRLRRIAKVCENFGQRVQYSVFECVVDPVQWTAFRDRLLKEYDEEKDSLRFYFMGKNWQRRVEHHGVGEIYDPENDALIL, encoded by the coding sequence ATGATGGTGCTGGTAAGTTATGACGTGAGTTTTGAAGATCCAAGCGGCAAGAAAAGATTGCGCCGTATTGCCAAGGTTTGCGAAAACTTTGGGCAGCGAGTTCAATACTCTGTGTTTGAATGCGTGGTGGACCCAGTACAGTGGACAGCCTTCCGTGATCGACTGCTCAAGGAATATGATGAAGAAAAGGACAGTCTTCGTTTTTATTTCATGGGTAAAAACTGGCAGCGCAGAGTGGAACATCATGGAGTTGGCGAGATCTATGATCCGGAAAATGATGCCCTGATTTTGTGA
- a CDS encoding host attachment protein translates to MDYKAWVVVADSSQARIFGANSRGGGLTELEKFEHPESRMKDQDLKTDKAGRMYSMQGEFRTTAEQTPARKMEAERFAQKLADHLEKSQHNNKFERLILVAAPSFLGMLRNSLKDTTRRTLSNELDKDLCRVEKPEEIRKRLPEYLW, encoded by the coding sequence ATGGACTACAAAGCCTGGGTAGTGGTGGCGGACAGTTCGCAGGCAAGAATCTTTGGAGCCAATTCACGCGGAGGCGGTCTCACCGAGCTGGAAAAGTTCGAACATCCCGAGTCCCGCATGAAAGACCAGGACCTTAAAACGGATAAGGCCGGGCGTATGTATTCCATGCAGGGAGAATTCAGGACAACTGCAGAACAGACTCCGGCCCGCAAGATGGAAGCTGAACGTTTTGCCCAGAAGCTGGCTGATCATCTGGAAAAAAGCCAGCACAACAATAAATTTGAACGTCTGATCCTTGTGGCTGCCCCTTCATTTCTGGGTATGCTCAGAAACAGCCTCAAGGACACCACCCGCAGGACCCTGAGTAACGAACTGGACAAGGATCTCTGCCGGGTGGAAAAACCCGAAGAAATCAGAAAACGCCTGCCTGAATACCTCTGGTAA
- a CDS encoding virulence RhuM family protein — MKDETVWLTQKQIAALFEAERSVVTKHIGNIFRSGELDREAVCAKFAHTAEVGKTYRTTFYNLDVIIAVGYRVNAKRGTQFRIWATQVLKEHLVRG, encoded by the coding sequence TTGAAGGACGAAACCGTCTGGTTGACCCAAAAGCAGATCGCTGCCCTCTTCGAGGCTGAAAGAAGTGTTGTCACCAAGCACATTGGCAACATTTTTCGTAGCGGAGAGCTGGACAGGGAGGCAGTATGTGCAAAGTTTGCACATACTGCCGAGGTCGGCAAAACCTACCGGACAACTTTTTATAACCTGGATGTCATCATTGCTGTGGGCTACAGGGTGAACGCCAAACGCGGTACCCAGTTCCGAATCTGGGCCACGCAGGTTTTGAAGGAGCACCTGGTGCGGGGCTAA
- a CDS encoding thioredoxin family protein, with product MQALKEDRHGLDSRLKVLAFEIESPRNLPSWAAGVRGVPTFIIFKDGQEVDRLVATGRDDIVARLSEWIKANA from the coding sequence GTGCAGGCCCTGAAGGAAGACAGGCACGGCCTGGATTCCAGGCTAAAGGTGCTGGCCTTTGAGATTGAAAGCCCCCGGAACCTGCCCTCCTGGGCGGCAGGGGTGCGCGGTGTGCCCACCTTTATAATTTTCAAAGACGGTCAGGAGGTGGACAGGCTGGTAGCCACCGGTAGAGACGATATCGTGGCCAGGCTTTCAGAGTGGATTAAGGCTAATGCCTGA
- a CDS encoding class I SAM-dependent methyltransferase — MSFYWPAYNELAWTEELLADPAEYEYEAGFYVELIKGTAKGDTPRTLLHLGSGAGMHDCVFKRHFTVTGVDLSPGMLEKARAKNPDVQYHKGDMRSIRLGQKFDAVAIPDSTDYLVTRDDLYRAVNTAVEHLKAGGVLLVTAKPKETFQNNNFSYTGEKDGLHLTLLENNYINPYRHDTYEAVFVYLIRQQGELTIHTDHHVLGLFSKRTWEQAFRDAGLDMQEKKLHGVYERYIIDGGSYPLTVFAGIKK; from the coding sequence ATGAGCTTTTACTGGCCGGCATATAACGAACTGGCCTGGACCGAGGAACTCCTGGCCGATCCGGCTGAATATGAATACGAAGCCGGGTTCTACGTGGAGCTTATAAAAGGCACAGCCAAAGGTGATACCCCCCGGACCCTGCTGCACCTGGGCAGCGGTGCAGGCATGCACGACTGCGTATTCAAGAGGCATTTCACGGTCACCGGGGTGGACCTGAGTCCGGGCATGCTGGAGAAAGCCCGCGCCAAAAATCCTGATGTGCAATATCATAAAGGAGACATGCGCAGCATTCGCCTGGGCCAGAAGTTCGATGCCGTGGCCATTCCGGACAGTACAGACTACCTGGTTACCCGGGATGATCTATACCGGGCCGTAAACACCGCTGTAGAGCATCTCAAAGCAGGTGGTGTCTTGCTGGTTACCGCTAAACCCAAAGAAACCTTTCAAAACAACAACTTCTCCTACACCGGAGAAAAAGACGGCCTGCACCTGACCCTGCTGGAGAATAACTACATAAATCCATACCGGCATGATACCTATGAAGCCGTGTTCGTGTATCTGATCCGGCAGCAGGGGGAGCTGACCATACATACGGATCACCATGTCCTGGGGCTTTTTTCCAAAAGGACCTGGGAACAGGCTTTCAGGGATGCCGGTCTGGACATGCAGGAAAAAAAACTGCACGGTGTCTACGAAAGGTATATTATTGACGGGGGCTCATATCCGCTGACCGTGTTTGCGGGTATAAAGAAGTGA
- a CDS encoding four helix bundle suffix domain-containing protein: MTSKQEPPQLIPAHGGYQDLKSYQMAELVYDGTVKFCQRLVNPRSRTHDQMVQAARSGKQNIVEGSMASGTSKKTELKLVGIARASLEELLQDFQDFLRLKGYSLWGKDHPLSKTVRGLCYKKDRSYATYRTYIENAPPEVAANTMICLIHQTNYLLDQQLRALEKEFLEGGGFTERLYRTRSQARRKG, from the coding sequence GTGACCTCAAAACAGGAACCGCCCCAACTTATCCCGGCTCACGGTGGATATCAGGATCTTAAATCGTATCAGATGGCAGAGCTTGTATATGACGGCACGGTCAAGTTTTGCCAGCGATTGGTTAATCCTCGTTCGCGGACGCATGATCAGATGGTCCAGGCCGCTCGAAGCGGCAAGCAGAATATCGTTGAGGGCAGTATGGCCTCCGGTACTTCCAAAAAGACAGAATTGAAATTGGTCGGGATTGCCAGGGCCAGCCTGGAGGAACTGCTCCAGGACTTTCAGGACTTTCTGCGTCTTAAAGGATATTCACTCTGGGGCAAGGATCATCCACTATCCAAAACTGTTCGTGGGCTTTGTTACAAGAAGGATAGGTCCTATGCGACATATAGGACATATATTGAAAACGCCCCGCCGGAGGTCGCAGCCAATACCATGATCTGCCTGATCCATCAGACCAACTATCTTCTGGATCAGCAGTTAAGGGCTTTGGAGAAAGAATTTCTGGAAGGGGGAGGCTTTACCGAGCGGCTTTACCGGACCCGTTCACAGGCGCGCAGAAAGGGCTGA
- the relB gene encoding type II toxin-antitoxin system RelB family antitoxin has product MENTKMHTVRLPVGLSQRLKLLSKATKRTKSHFIREALERTLEDLEDAYLAETAYEEYLKSKEKAISLEDVERDIDLAD; this is encoded by the coding sequence ATGGAAAATACAAAAATGCACACTGTTAGACTCCCTGTCGGTCTATCTCAAAGGCTGAAACTTTTATCCAAGGCTACAAAACGCACAAAGTCCCACTTCATACGAGAGGCTTTGGAAAGGACGCTTGAGGACCTGGAGGACGCATATTTGGCTGAAACCGCCTACGAAGAGTATTTGAAGAGCAAAGAGAAAGCCATATCTCTTGAAGACGTGGAGCGAGACATTGACTTGGCAGATTAG
- the cas1c gene encoding type I-C CRISPR-associated endonuclease Cas1c, whose product MKKLLNTLYVTSQGSYLFKDGECVVIRLEDGSKKRFPVHVLDGVVCFGNVICSPFLLGHCAEKGLAVSFLTERGRYLASVHGPQGGNVLLRREQYRKADDEESSATTARSIVAGKVANSRAVLRRCLRDYAERVDAQRLQGAIGVLDGCAHRLKTPVSLDEARGLEGLAANTYFGVFGELILKKGPGFSFTGRTRRPPLDNVNCLLSFVYTLLAHDIRSAIEAVGLDPQAGFLHRDRPGRPGLALDIMEEFRSFLADRLVLSLINRGEVGEKGFTVKESGAVFMDEDTRKAVLVAWQKRKADEVVHPFLKERISMGLAFHLQARLMARYIRGDLEGYPPFFWK is encoded by the coding sequence GTGAAAAAACTGCTTAATACGCTCTATGTGACTTCACAAGGCAGCTATCTGTTCAAGGATGGCGAGTGTGTCGTTATTCGCCTTGAGGATGGGTCAAAAAAACGTTTCCCGGTTCATGTCCTGGACGGGGTGGTATGTTTCGGCAATGTCATATGTAGTCCTTTTCTGCTAGGTCATTGTGCTGAAAAGGGGTTGGCAGTGTCTTTTTTGACAGAACGGGGGCGGTATCTGGCTTCGGTTCATGGGCCGCAGGGCGGAAATGTTTTGTTGCGCCGAGAACAATACCGCAAGGCGGATGATGAAGAAAGTTCTGCAACTACCGCAAGGAGCATTGTAGCCGGCAAAGTTGCCAATTCCAGGGCGGTGCTCAGGCGCTGCTTGCGGGATTATGCGGAACGCGTGGATGCACAGCGTTTGCAGGGTGCCATCGGGGTGCTGGATGGTTGCGCCCACCGTTTAAAGACCCCGGTAAGCCTGGATGAGGCCAGGGGTTTGGAAGGCCTGGCCGCTAATACATACTTCGGAGTATTTGGCGAACTGATTCTAAAGAAAGGCCCCGGCTTCTCCTTTACGGGCCGAACCCGCAGACCGCCCCTAGATAATGTGAATTGCCTGCTCTCTTTCGTATATACTCTTCTGGCGCATGACATTCGTTCAGCAATTGAGGCTGTGGGCCTGGACCCTCAGGCAGGGTTTCTGCACCGTGATCGGCCGGGCAGGCCGGGACTGGCCCTGGATATTATGGAGGAGTTCCGGTCCTTTTTGGCTGATCGCCTGGTCCTTTCCCTGATTAATCGTGGCGAAGTGGGTGAAAAAGGATTCACGGTCAAGGAAAGCGGAGCTGTTTTTATGGATGAGGACACCAGAAAGGCTGTCCTTGTTGCATGGCAAAAAAGGAAAGCAGACGAAGTTGTACATCCTTTTTTGAAGGAGCGGATTTCCATGGGGCTTGCGTTTCACCTGCAGGCGAGGTTGATGGCCCGCTATATTCGAGGGGATCTTGAGGGTTATCCGCCTTTTTTCTGGAAGTAA
- a CDS encoding type I-E CRISPR-associated protein Cas6/Cse3/CasE, with product MLEVTEPDSFKETLFNGLGRSRAFGCGLMLVRRC from the coding sequence ATGCTGGAGGTCACTGAGCCGGATAGCTTTAAAGAAACCCTGTTCAACGGGCTGGGTCGGTCCCGGGCATTTGGTTGCGGGCTGATGCTGGTCAGAAGGTGCTAA
- a CDS encoding phosphatidylglycerophosphatase A family protein produces the protein MNAGNTVLQTLGRHLATVGPVGYIPIAPGTWGSLAAVIAAPWLFLPFSLTVQILILAALFLLGSWACSAAETHFGRKDPGQAVIDEVLGQWVTFLFLASSGIFLLAAGFFLFRLFDILKPWPVRSSEKWFPGGYSVMVDDLLAGIYALAALTILERLILANLFPSIV, from the coding sequence ATGAATGCCGGAAACACTGTCCTGCAGACTCTGGGCAGACACCTGGCCACCGTTGGTCCGGTGGGCTATATACCCATAGCCCCGGGGACCTGGGGGTCCCTGGCAGCAGTCATTGCCGCACCCTGGCTTTTTCTTCCCTTCAGCCTTACGGTGCAGATACTTATCCTGGCGGCACTTTTTCTGCTGGGCTCCTGGGCCTGTTCTGCGGCAGAGACTCATTTCGGACGAAAAGATCCAGGCCAGGCCGTAATAGACGAGGTTCTGGGGCAATGGGTGACTTTCCTTTTTCTGGCCTCGTCGGGAATATTTCTCCTGGCAGCCGGCTTTTTTCTTTTCAGGCTCTTTGATATCCTGAAGCCCTGGCCGGTGAGAAGCTCGGAAAAATGGTTTCCGGGCGGATACTCGGTCATGGTGGACGACCTCCTGGCCGGGATTTACGCCCTGGCAGCCCTGACCATCCTGGAACGCCTGATACTGGCCAATCTGTTCCCTTCCATTGTGTAA